One stretch of Maylandia zebra isolate NMK-2024a linkage group LG13, Mzebra_GT3a, whole genome shotgun sequence DNA includes these proteins:
- the sptlc3 gene encoding serine palmitoyltransferase 3 encodes MATTAADGNLKPYLRKNGVKREHIGKNGYHNHKEKNGQGTDVASRCHKYEPFEQAPMYVAVLTYLGFGIVTLFGYLRDFLRAVGLEKCNIAQEREKQKDFVPLYQDFENFYTRNLYMRVRDNWNRPICSLPGPVFDLMERVSDDYNWTFRFTGKTIHNVINMGSYNYLGFAENNADFLKTVADKVRQYGVGVCSTRQEIGNLSIHEELEQLVANFLGVESAMTYGMGFATNSMNIPALVGRGCLILSDELNHTSLILGARLSGATIRVFKHNNMQSLEKMLKEAVCSGQPRTHRPWKKILIVVEGIYSMEGSVVLLPEVIALKKKYKAYLYLDEAHSIGAVGQTGRGVTELFNVNPADVDVMMGTFTKSFGASGGYIAGKKELVDYLRTHSHSAVYATAMSPPATEQIIRAMKCIMGKDGSTEGLRRIRQLAENTKYFRSRLKEMGFIIYGNNDSPVVPVLLYMPAKVVAFAREMLARKIGVVVVGFPATPITEARARFCVSAAHTRDMLNQVLDCMNEVGDLLCLKFSRQKYSPQPDLCDETDFELDS; translated from the exons ATGGCAACAACTGCTGCAGACGGAAACTTAAAACCATACTTGAGAAAGAATGGAGTGAAACGCGAACATATCGGGAAAAACGGCTATCATAACCACAAGGAG AAAAACGGCCAGGGGACCGACGTTGCCTCCAGATGCCACAAGTATGAGCCTTTTGAGCAGGCTCCCATGTATGTTGCCGTGCTAACATACCTGGGCTTTGGCATTGTCACCCTGTTTGGCTACCTCAGAGACTTCCTCAGAGCTGTGGGTTTGGAGAAGTGCAACATTGCCcaggaaagagagaaacagaag GATTTTGTCCCACTTTATCAAGATTTTGAGAACTTTTACACTCGAAACCTGTACATGAGGGTACGAGACAACTGGAACCGCCCCATATGCAGCCTACCAGGACCTGTCTTTGACCTGATGGAAAGGGTATCTGATGACTACAACTGGACATTCAG GTTTACCGGGAAGACAATACACAATGTTATCAATATGGGCTCGTACAACTACCTTGGCTTTGCTGAGAACAATGCTGATTTCCTGAAAACTGTGGCAGACAAAGTGCGCCAGTATGGGGTTGGGGTTTGCAGCACAAGACAGGAAATAG GCAACCTGAGCATCCATGAAGAGCTAGAACAACTTGTGGCCAATTTCCTTGGAGTCGAGTCCGCTATGACTTATGGGATGGGTTTCGCCACCAACTCAATGAATATTCCAGCACTTGTGGGCAGG GGTTGTTTGATACTAAGCGATGAGCTCAATCACACTTCTCTCATCTTGGGAGCCAGACTGTCAGGAGCAACCATCCGAGTGTTCAAACATAACA ACATGCAGAGTCTGGAGAAGATGCTAAAAGAAGCAGTTTGCTCAGGACAGCCTCGGACCCACAGGCCCTGGAAAAAGATTCTCATCGTGGTGGAAGGCATCTACAG CATGGAGGGTTCAGTGGTGCTACTGCCTGAAGTCATCGCTCTGAAGAAGAAATATAAAGCGTACCTGTACCTGGATGAAGCCCACAGCATCGGAGCAGTGGGCCAAACAGGGAGGGGTGTGACCGAGCTGTTTAATGTGAACCCGGCTGATGTGGACGTGATGATGGGGACTTTTACAAAGAGCTTCGGGGCGTCTGGAGGCTATATCGCAGGGAAAAAG GAACTGGTGGACTACCTGCGGACACATTCTCACAGTGCAGTATACGCCACGGCCATGTCCCCTCCTGCGACTGAGCAGATAATACGTGCAAtgaagtgcatcatgggaaaagATGGAAGCACAGAGG GATTGAGACGGATTCGCCAACTGGCAGAGAACACCAAATACTTCAGATCCAGACTGAAGGAGATGGGCTTCATCATCTACGGCAATAATGACTCACCTGTGGTTCCAGTGCTGCTCTACATGCCAGCCAAAGTGGT GGCGTTTGCGCGAGAAATGCTGGCGAGAAAAATCGGCGTAGTTGTGGTCGGCTTTCCAGCAACGCCGATCACAGAGGCCCGAGCTCGCTTCTGTGTATCTGCTGCACACACCCGGGATATGCTGAACCAG GTGCTCGATTGTATGAATGAGGTGGGAGATCTTCTCTGCCTGAAGTTCTCGCGGCAGAAATATTCCCCTCAGCCCGACCTGTGCGATGAGACAGACTTCGAGCTGGACAGCTGA